DNA sequence from the Tenacibaculum mesophilum genome:
CTTTGATAAAACAAATATTGAATTCAAAGAAAAGATTATTCAAAGGGTTAAATTTTTCTGTGAATTAAATGATAAATATCAACGAGAATATGATTTTTCATCACTTGTAAATGAATCTAAAAATGAACTTATTTTTAAATTCCCCTTCCTTTTGACACAAAAGGACTTAGATAAACTTATATTATCTAAAGGAGAAATGTTAATCTCTAAAAATAATAATTACTTAAAAAAGGATAAGATAAAGAAGCTCGAAACATCCTTTAATCAGTTATTACGTCGTAATATTGATGTTATTTTTAACAATAAAGAAATGTTATTAAGTTATTTAAATAATAGTCTTAATGAAGAAATTGTTATGACAGTAGATAAAGACACTGTATCTTCTTCAATCATTAGACAAATACCCAATAAAATTGAAAAATTGCCCTTTAGCATATCTTTAAACTACAATTCTGAAATAATATATACAATAGTTAGTCACCTTTATGAAAAGAATCTTAAAATAGACTTAGTACACAAAAATATTTATTTAAACTCAGCAAAAGGTATAATTAAAATGAAACCAGAAATGTTTTCTTTTTATAAAAAACTTAGGTCTTTATTTAAAGAAAACTACAGTTTAATGTATAATATATTAAATGAAATTCCTCCTACTGATAAATCTTTAAGTAAAATCCTACTAAATAGAGATCTAGAATTCATAATAAAACACAATTTCGATGATTTTTTAGTAGCCTCTAATTTTAACAATATTGATTCTTTAAAAGATTTTTTCAAGCAATTTAAATTTATTAACAGTTATAAAAATAAATTCGGTAATGAAGCTCAAGAAGAAATCTTAAAAATTATTAATATTATTAATAAAATTGAAAATTATAAGTAAACTACACATAACAATGACTAAAAGTAATTTCTTGTTCTTGTCTACTTTTTTATAAAGTATAAATTTAAAAATCCCCGCTTAGACGGGAATTTTTGTATTATAAAATAAGTAAAGACAGTCTATTGAAACAAATCAGAAGATAAATAGCGGTCTCCTCTGTCGCAAATAACTGCAACGATCACACCCTTATCAATCGTTTTAGCTATTTCTAAAGCTGCATGTACTGCTCCTCCACTACTCATTCCTGCAAAAACACCTTCTTCTTGTGCTAACTTTCTAGTCATGTTTTTAGCATCATTTTCATCTAACTCTACCACTTGATCTACCTTACTTTTATTAAAGAATTTTGGTTGGTATTCTGGCGACCACTTACGAATTCCTGGTATTCTAGCTCCGTCTTTAGGTTGTGCTCCTACAATTTGCACCTCTGGATTTTGTTCTTTTAAATAGGTAGAAACTCCCATAATGGTTCCTGTAGTTCCCATCGCTGAAACAAAATGAGTTACTTCTCCTTCGGTGTCGTTCCAAATTTCTGGACCTGTAGTTTTATAGTGTGCTTTCCAGTTATCGGTGTTTTCAAACTGATTCAGCATAAAATAGCCTTTTTTATAGCGTAACTCTAAGGCGACATCTCTAGAACCTTCAATACCTCTTTCTGCATCCGTTAAAATAACCTCAGCTCCGTATGCACGCATAGTCTTCACACGTTCTTCTGTAGAGTTCTCAGGCATCACCAATACCATGTTTAC
Encoded proteins:
- the cysM gene encoding cysteine synthase CysM gives rise to the protein MKTKTIIDSIGNTPLIEVSNILKKEGVKLLLKLEGNNPGGSVKDRAAFNMIAEAIKRKNIRPGDYLVEATSGNTGIALALMAKVLGVNMVLVMPENSTEERVKTMRAYGAEVILTDAERGIEGSRDVALELRYKKGYFMLNQFENTDNWKAHYKTTGPEIWNDTEGEVTHFVSAMGTTGTIMGVSTYLKEQNPEVQIVGAQPKDGARIPGIRKWSPEYQPKFFNKSKVDQVVELDENDAKNMTRKLAQEEGVFAGMSSGGAVHAALEIAKTIDKGVIVAVICDRGDRYLSSDLFQ